Part of the Maridesulfovibrio sp. genome, GGCTGGGGAAAAAGTATAGTACAGCACTATGTCATCAAGCTTGAAAATATCAGTCATCATTCCGGTGTATAATGAAGCGGATACTATTCGCTCCTGCATTGCGAATGTGAAGGAAAGTTGCGGGGATGATTCTGAGATAATAATCGTCGACGGTTCATCTGACGGATCTACTCTGTCCGCTGTTGACGACGCTGGGGTGTTGCTTTTGGCTTCACCTCCGGGACGTGCGGTCCAAATGAATTATGGGGAGCAGAAGGCCGAAGGAGACATTCTGCTCTTTCTTCATGCCGATACTACCCTGCCATCATCTGCGGGCAGTCTTGTCCGCAAAGCACTTCGCGCGCCTTGCACCACTGCCGGAGCCTTCAAGCTTGGCTTTGACT contains:
- a CDS encoding TIGR04283 family arsenosugar biosynthesis glycosyltransferase, giving the protein MSSSLKISVIIPVYNEADTIRSCIANVKESCGDDSEIIIVDGSSDGSTLSAVDDAGVLLLASPPGRAVQMNYGEQKAEGDILLFLHADTTLPSSAGSLVRKALRAPCTTAGAFKLGFDSSSRTMKFIAFLADLRCRIERIPYGDQAIFISKTTFLELGGFPEIQLMEDVEFFQTIKKKRLEIVILKESITTSARRYLSTGPLRCALRNTFLRLLHRLGVRTQTLAAMYCRRES